Genomic DNA from Paenibacillus sp. MBLB1832:
TGAACTCTAGCGAGGTTGTAATCGTTTCGATCAGTTTTTTGCCGATTCCCATGCCTCTGTATGCCTCATCAATAAATACATCGCATAGGTAGTACATCGTCGCATGATCCGTTACAATCCTAGCATAGCCAACTTGCTGTAGCCCGTCGTACACCCCATAGCAGATCGAGTTGTCAATGGAGCGCAGCGTTCTTTCCTCGGGCCGCTTATTCGCCCAATAACTTCGTGCTAAGAAGCCTTTGATCGTTTCCAAATCTAGTCGCTCTTTCTGATCGCTGATGATAAACTGCTGCCAAGCTATCTCCATATTGTTTCGCACTCCTTCCTTTAAGCTAATATTTGTTCTTCTACATTCCATAGCGTTATAGTGATCCCCTCTTCTTTTTATTGAAAAAGTCCTGCAAAAGTGTGCACGAAAAGTCGGATGGCCTCCCGCCATTCTTGCTATGCTAAACCTATAGGAGGTCAGATACTATGGATTTGCTCAAAAGTATGAACAGCGCCCTCTCGTATATCGAAAACCATCTAACCGACACGATTGACTTTAAAGAAGTCGCGCGATTGGCTTTATGTTCGGAGTTTCATTTTAAAAGAATGTTCTCCTTCCTCGCTGGCATTCCGCTATCGGAATATATTCGCCGCAGACGTTTAACGCTTTCCGCTTTTGAGCTGAGGGATGATCATGTCAAAGTCATCGATATCGCGTTCAAATATGGATATAACTCACCCGATTCGTTTACAAGAGCGTTTCACCAAATGCACGGCATCACACCGTCGGAAGCGAGAAACAACGGGAAATCGCTGAAAGCCTATCCGCGTATGACCTTTCAAATTACCATTCAAGGAGGCAATGAAATGAACTATCGCATAGAGGAAAAAGAAGGGTTCCACCTTGTCGGTATCTCCAAAAGGGTACCGATCGTCTTTAACGGCGTAAACCCTGATATTGCTGCCATGTGGCAAAGCTTAACGATGGAAACTATTACTGCCCTTAAACAACTTTCCAATGTCGAACCGCTTGGCCTTTTGAGCGCATCCACCAACTTCTCCGAAGGCCGCATGGAGGAAAAAGGCGAACTCGACCACTATATCGGCGTCGCCACCACGCATCCGTGTCCGGACAACCTGACACAGCTCGCTGTGTCCGCGTCTACATGGGCCGTGTTTGAGTCCATCGGCCCCTTCCCAGAGACCTTGCAAAACATCTGGGGTCGTATCTACTCCGAATGGTTCTCCTCTTCCAGCTACGAACAAACAGAAGGCCCCGAAATGCTCTGGAACGCGGACAAGGAAACTACCTCGCCTACGTTTCGGAGTGAGATTTGGATTCCTGTGAGGAAGAGGGCGTAAGCGGAATCGTTAAGTGGCTTTTGTGGTACAATCGATTGGAATAGTCCCTTTGGGACTTGATGATCGGAGGCTCACGATGCGAAAATTATTGTTTTTCATTGGCCCTGCGGGTGCAGGCAAAACAACGCTGGCTAAAACCTGGGTCCGCCAGCACGGCGGAGCCTTCTTGGACATGGATACGCTGCTGCGCCCTGCCGCAGAAGCGATTATGACATTAGCGGGGCAAGATCCGAGCGATCGAGATTCCCCTTTTTATAAGGCACATTGCCGTGATTTGGGCTATCGTATCACGATGGATGCTGCCTTAGAGCAGCTCGCTGTGAATCAGGATGCTATCGTGATCGGACCTTTTACCAAGGAGCAGGGGGATCCGCTGTGGCTGGAGGCTGAGCTGGCTCGGATTGGTGCAACTGTAGATGACGTATGTGTGCGGGTGATTTATGTGTATTTGCCCAGTGAGGCTGCGTATCAGGAGCGGATTCGCTTGAGGGGATCGGCTTTGGATGTGTGGAAGCTGGACAATTGGGATCAGTTCCGCCCTTCCCTGCAGCGCAGAGAGGTAACCTGGCGGATGCCTGCTTGCGCTCTGCTGTACTGGGATAATTCGGAGCCCTTGACGGATGAGCGGTGGGCGGAGTTGGAACGAATGATTGGGCTGTGATACACGCACATCTTATTTGAACTTGCTCATGAGGCTTTTATGGAAGATCATCTCGCTCGTCGAGCGGGAGAACGCAAAGGACGTTTGCTGTGGGAGCATAACTTTGCGGAGAAGTTGTTTCTACAACAGGTATGGTGGCCTTTATTCGGGAGTTTGGACAACCTGCATCCCGAGTATGAGATCTACGACTGGAATCGCAAATCTCAGTTTCTTGACTTCGCCTACCTGACGCCATACGGACGATTTGGAATCGAGTGTGACGGATTCCAAAGTCACATCAAAGAGATGGATCGAGAGAAGTTCATCTACGCTCTGAACCGTGATACCTTTCTCACGGGGATGGGGTGGCGGATGCTCCACTTCTCCTTCGACGATATTCAAAGCCGTCCCGAAGTGTGCCGCATGCTGCTGCAGCTAGCGATCGGTCCTCATCTCATGCGTCAACCTTCCAATTCCAACTTGTCGCTGGAAGAAAAAGAAGTCCTCCGCCTCGCGATCAACCTCGGCAGACCGATCCGTCCTGTAGACATCATTCGCGGCTGCGAAGTTAACTTTCGCACCGCACGGAAATGGCTTCTTAGCTTGGTTGCGAATGGCGCCCTGCACAAAAAAGCAACCAACGGCGCCTACGCTCGCCACTTCGAACTGAGTGAGGCTCTTGGCAGCGGTTGTTGTGAGGGGTTGGTGAGCCGAGCGGCGGGAAGGCAAGGACTTCCACCTTTGGCAGCAGCATGTTGCACTCCATGCAACATTTTGCCACAAAGAGGCGGAGATTACTCCCACTCCACCATCTTCCACATTCCAAATCAGCTACTTCTAAAATGTTTCCAACTAGCTTTATCTACTTTTCCCCACTCCGAATACTACAATTGCACCATTACTCAGCCGTCACTCTACATATTTGTATCAATTAGCTCACTAGGTACTGGGGGGCCCCACCTCAACAAAAAAGTTGTTTAAATAACCTACAGGTTATACAATATAGGGAAATAACGAAAAAAAATCGAGGTTCCCCTATGCAGATTGAGGTTTCCACCAAGAACATGCCCTTCCTAGAATGCTTCTCCTCGGAGACGCGGGTGAAGATGATTGAACTGCTCGGCGAAGCGCCGTTAAATATTAAGCAGCTGTCTCAGCAGCTGGAGATTTCGTCAGCGATTGTGACGAAGCATATCCAGAAGCTGGAGCAAGCTGGGATTGTACGCTCGGAGAGCGTCACAGGCGTACGCGGTACGCAGAAGATCTGCTACTTGCAGCTCGACCAAGCTACGCTGCAATTTCGATCCAAAAAGCCGTACGAGCATCCGACAACGACCATTGCCATTCCGATTGGCCAGTACTCCGCGTACGAAGTGAACCCCACCTGTGGATTGGCGTCGCCGACACAGCTGATTGGGGTGCTGGATGATCCGCGGTATTTTGCCGATCCGCAGCACGTACAAGCAGGCATTCTTTGGTTCGGCAGCGGCTACGTTGAGTACCGGATACCGAACTTCTTGCACAGCAACCAAAAGCTCCGCACCTTGGAAATTTCGTTCGAAATTTGCTCCGAAGCTCCGGGGTTCAACGAGAATTGGCCTTCGGATATTTCATTCTCCATCAACGGCAAACCGATCGGACAATGGACATGTCCCGGTGACTTTGGCAAGCAGCGCGGCGTATTATCCCCGGATTGGTGGGGGAATGGGAACACGCAGCATGGCCTGCTGAAAATCATCACCGTCAGTCCGCAGGGCTCTTTCCTGGATGGAACACAAATCTCAGCAACCACGATCCATGATCTGCAAATTGCCTTCTCGCAAGATATTCACTTCCGCATTGCTTCCTTAGAAACCGCAGCGAATTGCGGCGGCGTAACCCTGTTCGGCAAGTCTTTCGGCAACTATGCACAGGATATCGTTGTGACAATGCACGAGGATAAATAACTACGCGGCTCGCTTCTAACCAAAAAAGGGCAATCCCTCAACCACTCTGGCTGAGGAATTGCCCTTTTTCCTTACTACACATTTGCATATGAAAATTGCAAACCATCCTGGACCGGCAAATAATGATGCTCCGTTGCGAGAATGGCATCCAACATGCGTAGTACGTCAGGTTGCCGATGCCGTTCTTGCGCATTCCGTTTCAATTGTTGGAGGACGGATTTATTGGCGATGACCTCAAGCAATCGGCTCGTAAGCTCCGCGGCGTTCTTCACTTCAACCGCTGCGCCAATCCCTACTAAGTAAGCGGCATTTGCCTGCTCTTGGCCAGGAATCGGCTTGTAAAGCATCATCGGCAGCTCAAGCGCAAGTGCCTCCGAAACTGTCAGCCCGCCAGGCTTCGTGACGATGAGATCGGAGAGCGCCATCAGTTCGTGAACGTGATCGACGAAGCCCGTCACCACAACGCGATGACGCGTGTTCGATCCGCCCAGCTCCTCCTGCAACTGCTGCTTGAGCTTCTCGTTGCGTCCACACACGAAAACAAATTGCACCGGCGACGTCAATTCATCCGATTGGAGCGCGGACTTGAACGATTTGCCGATCAAGCCATGGCCGCCGCCCATGACGAGCACGGTTGGCATATCCCGCATTAGTCCATGCTGATCTCGCAGCACGTCCCGATCATAGCTCTGCGTGAACGCTTCGCGGATCGGAATGCCCGTGACGATGATTCGCTGCTCCGGAATCGCATACAGCAGGAGAGCCTGTTTCACATGCTCTGCCCCCACCAAATACCGATCGGTCCCCGGATGAATCCAGTAGCTATGATCGGTGTAATCCGTTATAACCGTCACCGTCGGAACGGTGGTCAAGCCGTTGCATTTGAGATAAGACATCGCCGCGGCTGCTCCTGGGAACGTGCACACGACTTCCGTGGGCGCTTCTTCAGCTAGCAAGTCGAGCATCCGATCGGTGCTGAAGGATTTCATTCTTTTGAACATATGGGAAAGGGTCGTCTCATGTCTCGTCTTACGATAGAGGTAGCCATATAAGGAGGGTAAGCTCTTCACCCACTGCATATAACAAAATTTCCCCACCTCATGCAGATACGGATGCGTCCACGCCAAATAATCGACCACTTTCACATCCATTTCTGGCTTATACGTACGTGCGGCTTCCAAAATGGCTTGTGCGGCTTTATTGTGTCCATCTCCCAGACTGCCCGTTAGTATTAGGAGCTTACCTCTTCTTCTCATTACTTCATTCCCCTTTCGAGCTTATCTGACGGCACACCCTCAGCCTTCCATCCAGTCAACCACGCTCTTCTACTTCTCTCTATGAGATAGACGACACTTTCTGCCACTAGCACTGCACCTACCAGATCCAGAATCACATGTTGCTTCACGAATAACGTCGACACAATAATCAACATCGCGATCGCTGCCGTCACAAACTGGTATCCCCTAGCAATCCTCTTCGATCGAAGATAGGCTCTCATCATCAAATAGGCGGTCAGCACATGTGTACTTGGAAAACAATTAAACGGTTCATCCGAGTTATACACCCACTGCATAGTCTGAGTGAGCCAATCACTGCCTACTAAAGCCGGTCGCGGAACCGTTGTCTGATATATAGCATAGACGCCATAACACAAGAGTAAACCTAGGATAAATTCAATCAGTGTTCTCACGTAATTCGCCCTGTCGCGATACACGAGATACAAGAAGCCCCCTGCTAGAAATGCATACCAGAATAAATACGGCACCACGAAGCCTTGAATAAAAGGGATCTGCCGATCCAAATTCGTCATCAAGCTGTACGCTTTCCCTGTATCTTGATTGAGATGTATATAAATGAGCCCTACCAAGGGGATCAAAAGTAAGCCGCTGCATGCTAATAAATACGACATCCACGCTTTCTGCCTCATGCCACATCCTCGCTCTCCCTTACGTTACCTTAATCATAAGCGAGATTCATCTGCGGCTAAATGCACCAAGGTAGTGATTTTCGTTAGCCAAAGGTCGTGATAAATCCTAGACTTAAGTCGGAGTTGTCCAACTGCAAGTGGGCATATACAGGCTTATTTTCGCTATTGATGATCGATCTGATCTTCCATAAAAATCTGTGGATAAATCAATATGTGGATATGTGTATAAAGGATTTATATTCTTATGCACAGCGCGATCTGTGGACATGTTGATAGTGTGGGTAAGTCTGGGGATAAGTGGAATAAGCATGGTGTGAACCGCGAAAATGAGGGGGCAAAAAGAGGGAGAAGGTGGGAGGCAGATAGCTATGAAAACTAAATGGATTTTATGTCTTTAATTGAGGATGATTCCTTTATGAATAAAAGTAATAGATGGATTTCATGCAGATACAAGAAATCCATCTATTTTTCACGGCGATAAAAATTGATATTTCGACTCCGTTGCCACAAAATCGCCTAGCTTCAAAAGCTCCCTTTTCCCCATGTTCCCTTTCACCGTATGAGTCGTCGGCTTGTCTGCATTGGGATCATCCACGATGCGTTTGACATAATCGCCTGTCAGCAGGTTATAGTCTTCTTCGTTCCCCGTTTCCTCGGTCATCGTTCCTGTGAAGAAGGAGCCCAACGTGGCGCCGATCAGATACCAATCATCATTTTGAAAACGAAACCGATAATTGGCATACCATCTTTCATTGCTCCCGCCATAGAAACTCACCACGACCGAGCCTCGATCTATCCCAATTTCCGTTAACGGGTCGCCCCAGATCCCACCTTCATCCGCTCTCAAAATCGCTTGTTTCGCTATAATAGATGGTGTATACGTACCCTCCCCATTCCCAAAAGCAATCAACAAAGCCCGCTGCGGCGCTTCGCCTTGCTTGGATCCCTTTTGTTCAATAACCATAGCGACATCTGGTATTCCATCTTTGTTCAAATCCCCTTCTGCCTTCTCTGGACGATCGTTCCGAACTAGAGGCTGCCACCCCGCAGGAACAAGGTCACCCAACTCCTTAGCGCCGCTAAGTATCGGCTTAGGGCTTACAGCAGGAGACGGTGCCACGCTCCCTTTGCTGGTCTTCACTGCCACGGGTGTCACCGTCGCCTTTTCCACCTTATTCTCCTCCACAACAAGTGTAGGCTCTGCCGGCCGACACCCTGACAATCCGATCATCAGGCTCACAGCCACCGTTACATATAGCACCTTCACAGCACTTGCTCCTCTCAATGTGTTCATTTAATATTTTATTTTACCACTAACTTCCAATTAGATGTAATACTCAATGAAACTTTTCGACGCCTAGCACGTCTAATGCTTAGAAATGTTTACCAAATACAGGAATTGGATAGGTGATCGCATGACATGGCGAACGCGTTTGATCGCGGCAGTAATCGTTGCAACAACAGTGGGCTTGTTAGCCAAGCCTGATGGCTCTTCCGCCGAATTCATGGCGCAAGGCCCCTATGTTCCCGACGGAATTCGTATTCCCGGCTCCATCGAACTACTGTCTGATACAGCATACTATCCTGCAGAAAATACACCACTTGACGAGCCTGAGGGATGGTTTGCCCCCCAAACGGTGAAGGTGCTGGCAACCTATGGCGCTTGGTCCATCGGCGAAGCCGCCTGGAAAATCGAAACCATGTTCGGACCTCGGTGGATTCATCCCAAGCCATGGAACATCGACATCGCACCGCCTAAGCGGCTGATGTTGAAGGAAGAAACACCGCTTTACAAGCGAACGAATGAAAAAAGCGGCTCCGTTGCCTCGCTTTCCCCTCAGGAAGTGGACGTGGTCAGCGCTGAGAAACAATGGTTCTATACCAATGATCCCTCTAGTCCCGCATGGATTCAAATCCATACGACCTGGATGGGCGATTTATGGGCGCACATTCCTGTGAAAGACATTGGCAGCGTTCAGTCTGCCGACAAAACCGTCTTTTATCCCTATGCTTCAGGGGCCAAAGAATTGAATGATCTCATTCACGCTAACTACGACCAGTATACATCGATCGAACGACGCAGCACGCATATCAGCCAAACGTATACGACACTCTATGACCGTTTTTTCCTCATCGATACCGATAAGGGACCTTACTGGACGCGGGATGCTGGCGTCGAAATCCTGCCTGCAGATGAGACACTTCAACTCACAACGGAGATACCGTTATTTTCAGAGCCATCTGATAAAGAAATAGCCGTAATCTCTGGGGAGAAAGTCACTGTTTTCGAAAAAATAACCCAGCCCCTTTGGCAAGGCAGAGGCCCTTACGATATGTGGCATTTCAGCACTTGGTATCATGTGAAGACATCCAAAGGAACTGGTTGGATCAACCTTCTCTACGGAGAGCCGTCCGATGCTGTGAAGGTTCATTGGAAAATGTCCATCCATGGCGATCGCGAATTAATGCGCTATCCGGGTGTGAACTACGCGTCATCCGTCTTGCTTTTACGCAATCAGGATGTGGAGGCTACCGCCGCATGGACTAGACCTGACGGATCCATTTGGTTAAAGGTTAGCCATGATGAGCGCGAAGGATGGGTCCCTTTCTTCATCTGGAGTAACGATCGATTATGGGATCTGGACACAGGAACAGCTTTACAAATCGATGCCAAGTATCCGCAATACCTTACCCTCTCTCCTGATCAGCAGGGCATCCTGCGTATGAACGACGAGATCAATGCTGGCTACGTGAAAAATGGCGTTGACGTTCTCAAACTGAAGACAGTTACCGAGCAACTCGGCTATGCAGAGACAGCCGCCAACGGGGAGGCGAGCAGCGTCCGCTATCAGAGGGACGATTATGCTTTCGTTTTGCATGAAGGGAAACCGATCGCCGACATCTATTGGAAAGACGTATTACAGAAATCGGTCACTCTTAGCAACTCTCCTCATCGTCAACAGGACGCTTGGTACTTGGAGCAAGTTGACATGCGGTTATTGCTAGGGGCATCGCCAATCCCGTGGTCCGACAATCACACCCTGTATGACAGGGCGTATACGTTCGATCTCGGCGAGTTGCCTTCCCATCTGACAGGAGACCGCGCACAATTAAGCGCGTTCCTGTACGATTATCAGCTTCCTTGGACACAGAAAAATCTCAAAGACACGCTGCTACCTCAATTGACCATTGAAGAAGGCACCAGTCACAGTGCGAATCCAGCGGCATCCACAATCGAAATTGCACCCTCTGGCATTACCGTTACAGCTGACACCGTCGCCACCTTATATCACATGAGCGCCTCCCTTACGCTTGCGCCTGGTCCACACGATCTGAGCATCGTCTACCGCGTAGGCGAACGAATTGTGTGGAAGCAGCCTTGGCACGTGGTGGTGGAGTAAAGAATTAGCAAAGAAGAAGCCTCTTGCAAGGCTTCTTCCTTTTTATATGGAGCGCTCTTAGCGCTCCTTCCTTCTTTTTCTAACCACAAGAACCCCTATACCAACAAGCAATATCGCCCCCATCACTTCGGTGACATGATATCTGGACATGCGATGATACACCGCCTCCACGAACGCCCATTTATTCGTGAACGTCATTCGATCCATCGTACCTTGCAAACTGATCTTCTCTGTCGGTGAGGTCCCTGCCCCGATTTTTGCTATATCGGGATCCGCAGCAGATAGCTCCTTGGTTAATGAGCAGATGCCTGTCTCCAACATAGTTGGTTGATGTGTGTAGGAAAACGCATAGACGAGATAGGTCTCTCCTACTTGAAAATCATACCCGCATGAGCCTCCCCCTAAATTAGTGAGCACGATCGCTTGAGACTGTGAAATCCCTTTCCACGTTTGCTCCACATCGAAGAGAACAGCTCGCTTGCGATCCATAATCCCCTCGATGTTTAAGGTCTTATCCTGGATCTCCAGTACTTTGCCTGAGAATACCACCTTCGATTGCTCCAATGCTTTCATGGGATCTGGTTGCAGTGCGCAGCTACAGGCATATGTTTTTAGTGGCATAACTGTGCCGAAGAAGCCAAACAAGAGCATAAGAACAAGTGCTAGCGTCCACTTTTTCATATCAACACATCCTTCTATTCCATCCATTCTTACTTCTTAGACGTGAATTTCCAGATATTGTTTCAACAAACGAAAGAAGCCCCGCATACCTGCGGGACCTCGCCACATTTCACTGATTAACGCTTTACGTCACCTTACTCACAATCTTCAACACCATATCACGCGTCAATTTGTTGCCACCAGCCCCTAATAGATTCACAGTGGCATGCGCTAACGCCAACGGCACCTTGCAGAATTTCAAGGCTGGCCCTTTTTTCAAATCAGCGATGTACTCATCAGCTAGCTGCAAATTGCGGCGTGTGTACTGCTGCATTTCCTTGAATCCCCAACCGTCTGGATAAAAGCTAACCCCACGCTGCGCGTCTTCCTCTTTATTTCGAAGAATATTAACCGCCTGCAAGCCTCTTCCGAAAGCAATCGCCTTCTCGCGATCCGTCACCGTGCCGTCATTCCACATCCACAGCTCAGAGAGCATTTCGCCAACCATACCCGCCACACTATACGTATAACGGTCCAAATCCTCTTCCGTATGGATCTTCCATCCGTTCTGGACCCATTCGGACATTTCCAGCGACATTTTGGCAATATATTGCTTTACAATCGGCATTGCCGTCGGCGGACAAATCACGAGCCACTCGTCCAACCGCATCGACACATCAGGCAAAACCGCTTGATACGGCATGAGTAACTGCCTAATCGCTTGAGTAATATCCGGAGCCTGGAAAGCACCGTGCACGCCGGCTAGCAGCTTTATTTTTATAGTATCCGCGAGATCTTCATGATCCTCTATTTCATCGATAGCTCTCATGCACAAATAAGCCGAGGCTACTGCTTCTTTCAAACCTGTATCCAAATTACTAATTGGTATATAAAAAGTTCGGCTGGTCTGTTTCAACATCGTCATCGCATCATGCAGGGTATCCGTCTTAATGGTGATTACCTCCAACTATGTACTTGCCTAGTAGCTTGTATGCTAATATCTCATGATACCATATTTTATTCGCGTTAATCCAAGCCCAGCAGCCGATTGTTTACCATTCTGAGCTCCATTACACAAAAGTGTCATTTTTTTAGTAGATACTGGATATTATATCCATTTTATTAATGAAATTACGTGCCCTCTCCCATACGTGCATCCAAGAAATAATCAATTCGATCCTCACACGAGGATACGAAATCTGGCCCAGCTTTCTCCGACATCCCACATACCAATAACCAATAACCTTCAATGGGAAGCTGACTGTCCAAGATTTCATGGAGTTGATTTCGATCTATCCGGTATTTCTTTATATCTTTCATCGCGTAAACCACACGTGTCCCGTCCTCGTTTAATTGCAAATGTCGTATTGGATCGTCATTATTAGGATGTAGCAGCGTCAACTCCGTCTCATTCAATCGTTCAAAAAAATACCTAGCCGCAATAGTTTCATCATACCGCATCCATGGAGCGTCAAGCTGATGACGGTTCACTTTTACTTTACTCTTCTGAAGATCATAGTCTATATAATCGTACAAGAAACCATCCTTATTCCGCTCGACTAACTCGTAAGAAAGCTTCTGGACTTCTCCTTTTCGATCATAAAATAAATCAAAATTAATTAGCTTCGCCCCTGGATCTAGTTCCAGCTTTGTATTCAACTCTTGCCATTGACTTGTGAAGTCATGCGCATTCAATGATGTGAGATCTACGCGAACCTCCCGTTCACGCTCAAATAGGATTTGTTTTACGAGCATCCACATAAAAACAGCACATAAACACAAGATGATTGCGCGGGATATCTTTTTATTCAATTGCTTGCTCAGTTGCTGCACCTCCCATTAATTTCCATGTTGTTCATACGCAGAGAACTGACCAAAAGTTGCTTTAAAGCCGAAAAAAGGCTACCTCTACGTAGCCCTCCTCCTTGCCAACTATCTCTTTCTCCTACTTACTTGTGAAAAGGTCACTAATTTGCTTCGCCAACTCCTTAGAATGCAAATAATAATGATCTGCAATATCCGTTGAGCTAAAGCCAAGTTTCTTCTCTTTGCCTTCAAACAGTCCGACGGCGAATAAATAGCCCACTTTCCCCTCTTGATTGGGATCAGGGATCATCGGAATATGGCGTACCTTCTCGATCCAGTCCTGGACTACCTTTTGATCCGTATACACGCGCAGCTCCCCTGTTGAACCGCTTCTGATCTCAATATGATCGACCTTTGAAATATCCCCTGGATAAAACGCCTCCAGTTGCTTCGTCGTCAGCTTCGGCTTTACTGGCGTATTCTCCTTGCCGCACCCTACGCAAACAATAAGGATTAACGCGGCCAACGCTCCAAGAACCCCTCGAATTCCCATGGTATGCCCCTCTCTTGGCAAAAGAAAACACCCAGATTTCACTCCGTGATCGGCTTCAAATCACTGAACTTCAGCAATACCTCTCGCTGGGTATCGAGATAGATCACCCGGATGTCGACATCATCTTCCGTCATCTCAAAAGCAAGAATCATGCATTTCCTTCCGCGGTTTTTCGTCTTTCTTGGGTTGTCTGGAGCCACAATGTAAGAGCCTCCGAGACTTAGACTAATCGTTTCATTCATATAGTTTGCTACCCTCTCATGCTGTTGTTAGGACGATGTTATATCGTTATTTGATTAGACGCGCGGTACTAGGAAAAGTTAGTACTCGAACCTTTATTTGATCAGCAATCCCGCTATTTTCCCTGAATAGCATACAACATTAAGACACCTAACTCTCACTTATCCCAGCCCATGTTGCAAAAAGTACAACAATATCTCAGCTGTCAGCCGATTTGCGGCAAAATTGCACGATATTGCTGTAGCTGGTGCAACTTCAACCCCCATTCGAGCTGAAAACGGTCTAAAATGTTGCACAACATGCAACATACGACTACCTCTCTGCCACCAAGGTTTCTCCGTGTTTGAACAATCGCAAATGGTTCTGATCCAATCCTCGCCGCTCCCAATCCTTGAGCAGTCGATCCAGCGCCTCCTTCGGCGTATCATCGGCGAGCCTAAATGCTCCATAATGCATAGGGATAAAAGTACGTGCTCCGACGTCCAGAAAAGCCTGTACAGCCTCCTCTGGCGTCACATGCTGCATGCCCATAAACCACTCGGGTTCGTAAGCGCCGATTGGCATTAACGCGTAGCGTATTCCTGGGAATCTCGCGCCAATCTCCCGGAAACCCTCGAAGTACCCGCTATCGCCCGCGAAATAAATCGTCTGTTGATTGGATTCACCATCCAGCCCCTGCTTAGCCGTCTGGCGGATTACCCAACCACCCCACAGCGAGGTGTTCGTATCGGTTAGCGTACGCCTTGTCCAGTGCTGCGCCGGCACAAAATGGAACTCCACCGAGCCAACGACCTGGCTCCCCCACCAAGGCAATTCAAAGACCGTTCCGATGCGGAGCCTTCTCACTTTATCCCCAAGTCCCTCTGGCACAAGCACGATTGGCGATCCTTTCAGCTTTTTCAACGACCCGATATGCATGTGATCATAATGCGCATGGGACAGCAAAAT
This window encodes:
- a CDS encoding MBL fold metallo-hydrolase, producing MTRKRYSNIDPTATTKTWKEVRRWQKERKGKTKDLSYQIGQSDYKKPELLRTNREKVTITWIGHSTFVLQMGGLTIVTDPVWATRMGFSPRLEAPGLAIEEIPSVDVILLSHAHYDHMHIGSLKKLKGSPIVLVPEGLGDKVRRLRIGTVFELPWWGSQVVGSVEFHFVPAQHWTRRTLTDTNTSLWGGWVIRQTAKQGLDGESNQQTIYFAGDSGYFEGFREIGARFPGIRYALMPIGAYEPEWFMGMQHVTPEEAVQAFLDVGARTFIPMHYGAFRLADDTPKEALDRLLKDWERRGLDQNHLRLFKHGETLVAER
- a CDS encoding phytoene/squalene synthase family protein, which codes for MTMLKQTSRTFYIPISNLDTGLKEAVASAYLCMRAIDEIEDHEDLADTIKIKLLAGVHGAFQAPDITQAIRQLLMPYQAVLPDVSMRLDEWLVICPPTAMPIVKQYIAKMSLEMSEWVQNGWKIHTEEDLDRYTYSVAGMVGEMLSELWMWNDGTVTDREKAIAFGRGLQAVNILRNKEEDAQRGVSFYPDGWGFKEMQQYTRRNLQLADEYIADLKKGPALKFCKVPLALAHATVNLLGAGGNKLTRDMVLKIVSKVT